In one Agrobacterium tumefaciens genomic region, the following are encoded:
- a CDS encoding cysteine synthase A, translating to MTIHPSALSAIGNTPLIRLKAASEATGCEILGKAEFLNPGQSVKDRAALYIIRDAERRGQLRPGGTIVEGTAGNTGIGLSLVANALGYKTVIVIPETQSQEKKDALKLLGAKLVEVPAAPYSNPNNYVKVSGRLAKQLAATDENGAIWANQFDNIANRQAHIETTAPEIWDQTDGKVDGFICSVGSGGTLAGVADGLRDFNPDIKIGLADPEGAALYEFYKHGVLKSEGSSITEGIGQGRITANLEGFTPDFSYRISDAEALPVLFDLVTKEGLCLGGSSGINIAGAIRLARELGPGHTIVTILCDYGNRYQSKLFNPDFLRSKGLPIPQWLATKSEIAVPYETV from the coding sequence ATGACCATTCATCCCTCTGCGCTCAGTGCTATCGGCAACACGCCGCTCATCCGTCTGAAAGCCGCCTCGGAAGCGACGGGGTGTGAAATCCTCGGCAAGGCGGAATTCCTCAATCCCGGTCAATCGGTGAAGGATCGCGCGGCGCTCTATATCATCCGCGACGCCGAGCGGCGCGGTCAGTTGCGACCGGGCGGCACCATTGTGGAGGGTACTGCGGGCAATACCGGCATTGGTCTGTCGCTGGTCGCCAATGCGCTGGGCTACAAGACGGTCATCGTCATTCCCGAGACGCAGAGCCAGGAAAAGAAGGACGCTCTGAAGCTTCTCGGCGCCAAGCTGGTCGAGGTTCCGGCAGCCCCCTATTCCAATCCGAACAATTACGTGAAGGTTTCCGGCCGGCTGGCAAAACAGCTCGCCGCGACCGATGAAAACGGCGCGATCTGGGCCAACCAGTTCGACAATATCGCCAACCGGCAGGCCCACATCGAAACGACGGCGCCTGAGATCTGGGACCAGACAGATGGCAAGGTCGATGGCTTCATATGCTCGGTCGGTTCCGGTGGGACGCTTGCGGGCGTCGCCGATGGCCTTCGCGATTTCAACCCTGACATCAAGATCGGCCTTGCCGATCCCGAGGGTGCGGCCCTCTATGAATTTTACAAGCACGGCGTGCTGAAATCGGAAGGATCTTCCATCACCGAAGGCATCGGACAGGGGCGCATCACCGCCAATCTGGAAGGTTTTACGCCTGACTTTTCCTATCGCATTTCAGATGCGGAAGCGCTGCCGGTGCTGTTCGACTTGGTCACGAAAGAGGGCCTTTGCCTTGGCGGCTCCTCCGGCATCAACATTGCCGGCGCAATCCGCCTTGCCCGCGAGCTCGGTCCGGGGCATACAATCGTGACGATACTGTGCGACTACGGCAATCGTTATCAGTCGAAGCTGTTCAACCCGGATTTCCTGCGCTCCAAGGGGCTTCCCATTCCGCAGTGGCTGGCGACGAAAAGCGAGATTGCGGTTCCGTACGAAACCGTTTGA
- a CDS encoding DUF1203 domain-containing protein → MTNLVFTAMPAKDAEAFRAGAADAYGNPPEKAVSPGGMPCRHCLSQINQGEGMLILAYRPFPSLQPYAETGPIFLHAEACERYPQTDAVPPMLDSPDYIVRGYGSDDRIVYGTGAVTATGDIVARAEHLLSREDIAYVHVRSARNNCYQCRIDTA, encoded by the coding sequence ATGACCAATCTCGTTTTTACAGCAATGCCGGCTAAGGATGCCGAGGCTTTCCGCGCGGGCGCTGCCGACGCCTATGGCAACCCGCCGGAAAAGGCCGTTTCCCCGGGCGGCATGCCGTGCCGTCATTGCCTCTCCCAGATCAATCAGGGTGAAGGCATGCTGATCCTCGCCTACCGGCCCTTTCCCTCGCTCCAACCCTATGCCGAAACGGGTCCGATCTTTCTTCACGCTGAGGCCTGCGAGCGATATCCGCAGACGGATGCCGTTCCCCCGATGCTCGATAGCCCCGATTATATCGTTCGCGGATATGGCAGCGACGACCGGATCGTCTACGGCACCGGCGCCGTGACGGCGACAGGCGATATTGTCGCACGCGCCGAACATCTCCTCAGCCGAGAGGATATCGCTTATGTACATGTGCGCTCTGCCCGGAACAATTGTTACCAGTGCCGTATCGATACAGCATAA
- a CDS encoding deoxyribodipyrimidine photo-lyase — MPTESSPVIVWFRKDLRLADNLALLAALEHGGPVIPLYIREKSSGPLGGAQEWWLHHSLASLATALEKTGSRLLLASGDAEETLRHVITETGADTVFWNRRYDPAGMATDKALKQTLRDDGLTVHSFAGHLLHEPSRLQTKSGGPYRVYTPFWRALEGGEEPHAPADAPKRLKAPDTWPQSEKLNDWKLLPSKPDWAKDFSEIWTPGEISARERLDDFIDGALKGYEEGRDFPAKDATSLLAPHLALGEISPAAVWHATKGLSRHIASNDISRFRKELVWREFCYHLLFHFPELDEKNWNDSFDAFGWRDDEEAFEAWTRGMTGYPIVDAGMRQLWKHGTMHNRVRMIVASFLIKHLLIDWRKGEKWFRDTLVDADPASNAANWQWVAGSGADASPFFRIFNPILQGEKFDGDGDYVRRFVPELEKLERKFIHKPFEAPKEVLKKAGIELGKTYPLPIIDHGKARERALAAYADVKKNA, encoded by the coding sequence ATGCCGACAGAATCCTCTCCCGTCATCGTCTGGTTCCGCAAGGACCTGCGCCTTGCGGACAATCTCGCCCTGCTTGCGGCGCTCGAACACGGCGGCCCCGTGATACCGCTTTATATAAGGGAGAAATCCTCCGGGCCGCTGGGCGGTGCACAGGAATGGTGGCTTCACCACTCGCTGGCCTCTCTTGCCACCGCGCTGGAAAAAACCGGTAGCCGTCTGCTGCTCGCAAGCGGCGACGCCGAAGAGACGTTACGCCATGTGATAACCGAAACAGGTGCCGACACAGTGTTCTGGAACCGCCGCTACGATCCGGCGGGCATGGCGACGGACAAGGCACTGAAACAGACGCTGAGGGACGACGGCCTGACGGTTCACAGCTTTGCTGGCCATCTGCTGCATGAACCATCCCGGCTACAGACAAAATCCGGCGGGCCCTACCGGGTCTATACCCCCTTCTGGCGGGCGCTGGAGGGCGGTGAGGAGCCACATGCGCCGGCGGATGCGCCGAAGAGGCTGAAAGCACCGGACACTTGGCCTCAATCAGAGAAACTCAACGATTGGAAGCTCCTGCCATCCAAACCGGACTGGGCCAAGGATTTCAGCGAAATATGGACCCCGGGCGAAATTAGTGCGCGGGAGAGACTCGACGATTTCATTGATGGCGCCTTGAAGGGTTATGAAGAAGGCCGTGATTTTCCGGCAAAGGATGCCACCTCGCTGCTTGCACCACATCTGGCTCTCGGCGAAATATCGCCCGCCGCCGTCTGGCACGCGACGAAAGGCCTCTCACGCCATATCGCCTCCAACGATATCAGCCGCTTCCGCAAGGAGCTCGTCTGGCGGGAATTCTGCTACCACCTGCTGTTTCACTTTCCCGAACTGGACGAAAAAAACTGGAACGACAGTTTCGACGCCTTCGGCTGGCGGGATGATGAAGAAGCCTTCGAGGCCTGGACGCGCGGCATGACGGGATACCCCATCGTCGATGCCGGCATGCGGCAATTGTGGAAACACGGCACCATGCACAATCGGGTGCGCATGATCGTGGCCTCCTTCCTCATCAAACATCTGCTGATCGACTGGCGGAAGGGTGAAAAATGGTTTCGCGACACGCTTGTGGATGCCGACCCGGCTTCCAATGCCGCCAACTGGCAATGGGTGGCGGGTTCGGGCGCGGACGCCTCGCCGTTTTTCCGCATCTTCAACCCCATCCTGCAGGGCGAAAAATTCGATGGCGATGGCGATTATGTGCGCCGCTTCGTGCCCGAACTCGAAAAGCTCGAGCGGAAATTCATCCACAAGCCGTTCGAAGCACCGAAGGAGGTGTTGAAAAAGGCGGGCATCGAGCTTGGCAAAACCTATCCGTTGCCGATCATTGACCATGGAAAGGCGCGAGAAAGAGCGCTTGCGGCCTATGCCGACGTCAAGAAGAACGCATAA
- a CDS encoding DUF982 domain-containing protein, which yields MLLNDVKWEKPVTISLENGAPRIFNGVYEAFDFLQHEWPERGGKAHEQALRLCRSSLMGDVAGEIARTAFVAASRQAQCLMEDKAEEQNKIAS from the coding sequence ATGTTGCTGAATGACGTTAAGTGGGAAAAGCCCGTTACCATCTCCCTTGAAAACGGTGCTCCCCGGATTTTCAACGGCGTTTACGAAGCCTTCGATTTTTTACAGCACGAATGGCCGGAACGCGGTGGCAAAGCGCATGAACAGGCCCTGCGCCTGTGCCGTTCCTCGCTGATGGGCGATGTGGCAGGAGAAATCGCCCGCACCGCCTTCGTTGCCGCAAGCCGCCAGGCGCAATGCCTGATGGAGGACAAAGCGGAGGAACAGAATAAGATCGCATCCTGA
- a CDS encoding bifunctional 2',3'-cyclic-nucleotide 2'-phosphodiesterase/3'-nucleotidase, which translates to MSSLLALHPISRRSLLSGIAASSALVMLHPFAARAAANQAHLRIMETTDIHVHVFPYDYYADKPNDTMGLARTASIIGTIRAEAGNSMLVDNGDFLQGNPLGDYIAYERGMKAGDKHPVINAMNVLGYDCGTLGNHEFNYGLDYMSNTLAGAGFPYVCANLTKGQLASDPKNDELFFKPYVILEKQIRDGAGVTSPVKVGIIGFVPPQIMMWDSKNLEGKAQTRDIVEAAKAWVPVMKEEGADIVIALSHSGIDGKGQTERMENASLYLAGVEGIDAIFTGHQHLVFPGPKTWDGIEGVDAVKGTLQGKPAVMAGFWGSHMGLIDLLLEKDGKSWKIVDFTSEARPIYHRDENRKVVADFTDKPEVIAAAKADHEAALAYVRRPVGKTSAPLYSYFALVADDPSVQIVSNAQTWYIKDMLKEGQYKDLPVLSAAAPFKSGGRGGADYYTDVPAGDIAIKNVADLYLYPNTVQAVLINGAQVKNWLEMSAGMFNTVEAGAKDAPLLNADFPSYNFDVIDGVTYQIDISKPAKFDKDGKAVNPDSNRIVNLQFEGKPIDPEQKFVVATNNYRASGGGKFPDIAADKVIFVAPDTNRDVIVRYIIDQGTINPSADANWSFAPVANTSAIFETGPKGRHYAADIKGAKIEDAGEGAEGFAKFRLVL; encoded by the coding sequence ATGTCGTCGCTTCTCGCTCTCCACCCCATCAGCCGCCGTTCGCTTCTCAGCGGCATTGCCGCTTCCTCAGCGCTGGTGATGCTGCACCCGTTTGCCGCGCGCGCGGCCGCCAATCAGGCGCATCTGCGCATCATGGAAACGACTGACATCCATGTTCACGTCTTTCCCTATGACTATTACGCCGACAAGCCGAACGACACGATGGGGCTGGCGCGCACCGCCTCGATCATCGGCACCATTCGTGCCGAAGCCGGAAATTCGATGCTGGTGGATAATGGCGACTTCCTGCAGGGCAATCCGCTCGGCGACTATATCGCCTATGAGCGCGGCATGAAGGCCGGCGACAAGCATCCCGTCATCAACGCCATGAACGTGCTGGGCTACGACTGCGGCACGCTTGGCAACCATGAATTCAACTACGGCCTCGATTATATGTCGAACACGCTGGCGGGAGCGGGTTTCCCTTACGTCTGCGCCAACCTCACCAAGGGCCAGCTTGCTTCCGATCCGAAGAACGACGAGCTGTTCTTCAAGCCCTACGTCATTCTGGAGAAGCAGATCCGCGACGGTGCGGGGGTCACCAGCCCGGTCAAGGTCGGCATCATCGGCTTCGTGCCGCCGCAGATCATGATGTGGGATTCCAAGAACCTCGAGGGCAAGGCGCAGACGCGCGATATCGTCGAGGCGGCGAAAGCCTGGGTGCCGGTCATGAAGGAAGAAGGTGCGGATATCGTCATCGCGCTGTCCCATTCCGGCATCGACGGCAAGGGCCAGACCGAGCGCATGGAAAATGCCTCTCTCTATCTGGCGGGCGTCGAAGGCATCGACGCGATCTTCACCGGCCACCAGCATCTGGTCTTCCCCGGTCCGAAAACCTGGGACGGTATCGAGGGCGTCGATGCTGTCAAGGGCACCTTGCAGGGCAAGCCTGCCGTGATGGCGGGTTTCTGGGGTTCGCATATGGGCCTGATCGACCTGCTGCTCGAAAAGGATGGCAAGAGCTGGAAGATCGTCGATTTCACCTCCGAAGCCCGGCCGATCTATCACCGCGATGAAAACCGCAAGGTCGTTGCCGATTTTACCGACAAGCCGGAGGTCATCGCCGCCGCCAAGGCCGATCACGAAGCCGCCCTCGCTTATGTGCGCCGCCCGGTGGGCAAGACGTCCGCCCCGCTCTATTCCTATTTCGCACTGGTGGCCGACGATCCTTCCGTGCAGATCGTCTCCAATGCCCAGACCTGGTACATCAAGGACATGCTGAAGGAAGGGCAATATAAGGACCTGCCCGTGCTTTCGGCAGCAGCCCCCTTCAAGTCCGGCGGTCGCGGCGGCGCGGATTATTATACCGATGTCCCCGCCGGTGACATTGCCATCAAGAATGTCGCCGACCTCTATCTTTACCCCAACACCGTGCAGGCGGTGCTGATCAACGGCGCGCAGGTCAAGAACTGGCTGGAAATGTCGGCGGGCATGTTCAACACTGTCGAGGCTGGCGCCAAGGATGCGCCGCTGCTCAATGCGGATTTCCCGTCCTATAATTTCGATGTCATCGACGGTGTCACCTATCAGATCGACATTTCCAAACCGGCGAAATTCGACAAGGACGGCAAGGCCGTCAACCCGGACAGCAATCGCATCGTCAACCTGCAATTTGAAGGCAAGCCGATCGATCCCGAGCAGAAATTCGTGGTGGCGACCAATAATTACCGGGCGAGCGGCGGCGGCAAATTCCCGGATATTGCCGCCGACAAGGTGATCTTCGTGGCCCCCGACACCAACCGCGACGTGATCGTGCGCTATATCATCGATCAGGGCACCATCAACCCGTCTGCGGATGCCAACTGGTCCTTCGCGCCGGTTGCCAATACCTCGGCAATCTTCGAAACCGGCCCGAAAGGCCGCCACTATGCGGCCGATATCAAGGGCGCGAAGATCGAGGATGCCGGTGAAGGCGCGGAAGGTTTCGCGAAATTCCGTCTGGTTCTCTAG
- a CDS encoding dihydrofolate reductase, whose translation MPKVVVRNFAISLDGYGAGPDQSLQNPLGVNGEELHQWAFKTRTFHRMFGKEGGSTGTDEKFSEKSFENIGAWILGRNMFGPIRGAWPDDNWKGWWGDEPPYHVPVFVLTHHERPSFTMKGGTVFHFVTKGIEAALDMALTAADGKDVRIGGGVSTIRQYMAGGMIDELHLALAPVFLGKGEHLFEGLDLPALGYRCTETISGEGATHLVIDKA comes from the coding sequence ATGCCGAAGGTCGTCGTTCGCAATTTCGCTATCTCGCTTGACGGATATGGTGCCGGGCCGGACCAGAGCCTGCAGAACCCGCTGGGCGTGAACGGCGAGGAGCTGCATCAATGGGCGTTCAAGACCCGCACTTTTCACCGCATGTTCGGCAAGGAAGGTGGTTCGACCGGCACGGATGAGAAATTCTCCGAGAAAAGTTTTGAAAATATCGGCGCCTGGATTTTGGGGCGCAACATGTTCGGCCCTATCCGCGGCGCCTGGCCGGATGATAACTGGAAGGGCTGGTGGGGCGATGAGCCGCCCTATCACGTTCCGGTTTTCGTGTTGACGCACCATGAGCGCCCATCCTTCACCATGAAAGGCGGCACGGTTTTCCATTTCGTCACCAAGGGCATCGAGGCCGCTCTGGACATGGCGCTCACCGCCGCTGACGGCAAGGATGTCCGCATCGGCGGCGGCGTTTCCACCATCCGGCAATATATGGCCGGGGGCATGATCGACGAATTGCATCTGGCGCTTGCGCCGGTTTTCCTTGGAAAGGGCGAACATCTTTTCGAAGGGCTGGATTTACCTGCGCTCGGTTATCGCTGCACGGAGACGATATCGGGCGAGGGGGCCACACATCTCGTCATCGACAAGGCATGA
- the sseA gene encoding 3-mercaptopyruvate sulfurtransferase → MSTDKSRFVVSADWVEKQLGTAGFRVVDASWYLPAHKRNGAEEFAAGHLPGAVFFDQDKIADHTTGLPHSLPSPEFFAEQAGALGLSDTDTIVVYDGPGFFSAPRVWWMLRVMGVRKAYVLDGGLDGWKREGRPLETGTPEIAPATFTPDFNEKRVTSLSTMRGIVDSGEKQIADARGAGRFTGDEAEPRAGMRSGHMPGARSLPATAFSENGHFKDLTAIRKMVADAGIDLSKPVVTSCGSGVTAAVLTLALESLGHRDNSLYDGSWSEWGGLEDTPVVTGPAEPVPLVSHGPLKAHVTQLEMTAPPKVSLPIPVNIQTALMRVTDIPLHFYRYIYWRVGKRWHWQKRMRMSDAELSAVLKDPKNSVTVLYMNGAPAGFFELNKANDEVTELSYFGLLEEAIGAGVGKWFLLQALYAAWQDNPKRVTVTTNTLDHPRALQLYQMMGFSPVGTYEAWVEPLSDTELLEISLRN, encoded by the coding sequence GTGAGCACGGATAAGAGCCGTTTCGTCGTTTCGGCGGACTGGGTGGAAAAGCAGCTCGGCACGGCCGGGTTTCGTGTCGTTGATGCCTCCTGGTATCTGCCGGCGCACAAGCGCAACGGCGCGGAAGAATTCGCAGCCGGCCATCTGCCCGGTGCGGTATTCTTCGATCAGGACAAGATCGCCGATCATACCACCGGCCTGCCGCATTCCCTGCCCTCGCCGGAATTCTTCGCGGAACAGGCCGGTGCGCTTGGCCTCAGCGATACGGATACGATCGTGGTCTATGACGGCCCCGGCTTCTTTTCCGCGCCGCGCGTGTGGTGGATGCTGCGGGTGATGGGCGTGCGCAAGGCCTATGTGCTGGATGGCGGCCTCGACGGCTGGAAGCGCGAAGGCCGGCCGCTTGAAACCGGCACGCCGGAGATTGCGCCCGCCACCTTCACGCCTGACTTCAACGAGAAGCGCGTGACTTCCCTGTCGACCATGCGCGGCATCGTCGACAGCGGTGAAAAGCAGATCGCCGATGCCCGTGGTGCCGGCCGCTTCACCGGCGACGAGGCCGAGCCGCGTGCCGGCATGCGTTCCGGGCATATGCCCGGCGCACGCAGCCTGCCGGCCACTGCCTTTTCCGAGAACGGCCATTTCAAGGACCTCACCGCCATCCGCAAGATGGTCGCCGATGCGGGCATCGACCTCAGCAAGCCGGTCGTCACCAGCTGCGGCTCGGGCGTCACCGCCGCCGTCCTTACCTTGGCGCTGGAATCACTCGGCCATCGGGACAATTCGCTCTATGACGGCTCCTGGTCAGAATGGGGCGGACTGGAAGATACGCCTGTCGTCACCGGCCCCGCCGAGCCTGTCCCCCTGGTATCGCATGGCCCTTTGAAGGCGCATGTCACACAGCTTGAAATGACCGCTCCGCCGAAGGTCAGCCTGCCGATTCCCGTCAACATCCAGACGGCGCTGATGCGGGTTACCGATATTCCCCTGCACTTCTATCGTTATATTTACTGGCGGGTGGGAAAACGCTGGCACTGGCAAAAACGCATGCGCATGAGCGATGCGGAACTCTCCGCCGTCCTCAAGGACCCGAAGAACAGCGTTACGGTTCTTTACATGAACGGCGCGCCTGCCGGTTTCTTCGAGCTGAACAAGGCGAACGACGAGGTGACCGAGCTTTCCTATTTCGGGCTTCTCGAAGAGGCGATCGGCGCGGGTGTCGGCAAGTGGTTCCTGTTGCAGGCGCTTTACGCCGCCTGGCAGGACAATCCCAAACGCGTGACCGTGACAACCAACACGCTTGACCATCCGCGGGCGCTGCAGCTTTACCAGATGATGGGTTTTTCGCCTGTCGGCACCTATGAGGCCTGGGTGGAGCCGCTTTCTGATACCGAGCTTCTGGAAATCTCGCTGCGTAATTGA
- a CDS encoding DUF2087 domain-containing protein, translating to MPRSILSIDIADVSTFARSLREQIGRLDRQPSHVEMLNLLSRAAGFRNFQHLRASRTPSAESGPPLPQTRAETMPAANEGRVLKTARIFDGDGRLMQWPARRSQQELCLWYFWAKIPAGRSFSEREFSGFLDGLHLFRDAAMLRRDMVGLRLIRRNRDGSDYRRIEQKPPAELPLLLRAVVGRD from the coding sequence ATGCCACGTTCGATCCTTTCCATTGATATTGCCGACGTCTCGACCTTTGCCAGATCGCTCCGCGAACAGATCGGCCGGCTGGACCGCCAGCCAAGCCATGTGGAGATGCTCAATCTTCTGAGCCGCGCTGCCGGGTTCCGCAATTTCCAGCATCTGCGTGCGTCACGCACGCCATCCGCCGAAAGCGGGCCTCCGTTACCGCAGACACGAGCGGAGACAATGCCCGCCGCCAATGAGGGCAGGGTGCTGAAGACCGCGCGGATTTTCGATGGCGACGGCCGGTTGATGCAATGGCCCGCCCGCCGATCCCAGCAGGAATTATGCCTCTGGTATTTCTGGGCGAAAATCCCGGCCGGCCGCAGTTTCTCCGAACGCGAATTCAGCGGCTTTCTGGATGGTCTGCATCTCTTTCGGGATGCTGCGATGCTTCGGCGTGACATGGTCGGCCTGCGGCTCATCCGCCGCAACCGCGACGGCAGCGACTATCGGCGCATCGAGCAGAAGCCACCGGCGGAACTGCCGCTGCTGCTACGCGCTGTGGTTGGCCGTGATTGA
- a CDS encoding alanyl-tRNA editing protein — translation MPVNALFRDDFYLSTAEAIVTAVHEDGGIELDQTCFYATSGGQPGDSGFLERADGSRIELGITRNGADKSVIVHVPLEGQPSPEIGEKLTLHVDWPRRYKLMRMHTACHLLSVVCHWPITGAAVGEDESRVDFDMSETIDKDEVTAKLMELVKANHPVFLQWITDEELQANPGIVKSKNVRPPMGLGRVSLVCIGENSSIDSQPCGGTHVSETQEVGDIHIAKIEKKGKENRRFRIRFGAPEAVA, via the coding sequence ATGCCTGTGAATGCCCTGTTCCGTGACGATTTTTATCTTTCCACCGCAGAAGCAATCGTCACGGCGGTGCATGAGGATGGCGGCATAGAGCTAGACCAGACCTGCTTTTACGCCACCTCCGGCGGCCAGCCGGGCGATAGCGGTTTTCTCGAGCGGGCCGATGGTTCGCGCATCGAACTCGGCATCACCAGAAACGGCGCCGACAAGAGCGTGATCGTCCATGTGCCGCTCGAAGGCCAGCCTTCCCCCGAGATCGGCGAAAAACTGACCCTGCATGTGGACTGGCCGCGTCGCTACAAACTGATGCGCATGCACACCGCCTGCCATCTGCTCTCCGTGGTCTGCCACTGGCCGATCACCGGAGCCGCCGTCGGCGAGGACGAATCGCGTGTCGATTTCGACATGTCGGAAACCATCGACAAGGACGAGGTGACGGCAAAGCTGATGGAGCTGGTGAAAGCCAACCATCCCGTTTTCCTGCAATGGATCACCGACGAGGAGCTGCAGGCCAATCCGGGCATCGTCAAATCCAAGAATGTGCGCCCACCGATGGGCCTTGGTCGGGTCAGCCTCGTCTGCATCGGCGAAAATTCCAGCATCGACAGCCAGCCCTGCGGCGGCACCCATGTTTCCGAAACGCAGGAAGTGGGCGATATTCACATTGCCAAGATAGAAAAGAAGGGCAAGGAGAACAGGCGGTTCCGCATTCGTTTCGGCGCGCCTGAAGCTGTTGCCTGA
- a CDS encoding PilZ domain-containing protein, with protein MANNLNIVTRAAPRSKTRIFATVHYFSQSTRGRVLDLSATGMALELDGPFAAAKGSRVKVQSEDLGFIEGEVQWQHQNRLGLQLKLSTNTLAQLSSYFRFFHEEVKPTLAR; from the coding sequence ATGGCAAACAACCTCAACATAGTGACCCGCGCCGCGCCCCGGAGCAAGACCAGGATCTTTGCGACCGTGCATTACTTCAGCCAGTCGACCCGAGGCCGCGTGCTGGACCTGTCGGCCACCGGCATGGCGCTCGAACTGGATGGACCTTTCGCAGCCGCCAAGGGTAGCCGGGTCAAGGTGCAAAGCGAGGATCTGGGCTTCATCGAGGGCGAGGTGCAATGGCAGCATCAAAACCGCCTCGGCCTGCAGCTGAAGCTTTCCACCAATACGCTGGCGCAGCTCTCCTCCTATTTCCGCTTCTTCCATGAAGAAGTGAAGCCGACGCTCGCGCGTTAA